From the Anguilla anguilla isolate fAngAng1 chromosome 6, fAngAng1.pri, whole genome shotgun sequence genome, one window contains:
- the LOC118229730 gene encoding A-kinase anchor protein 7-like isoform X4 — protein sequence MIPLRIMLIQTRKITVKLARQNLPRVFHTLPGGQVNLTEKVVCQSYGLSKIPHGQVHFTGMQTVDCSETDIHAVELKASMEHDSDLLPTPTHAPNALVDITTEEGCLQSSPCAKARVDPDPSDSKKRERRKPKKARVRGRKQKLQASECADSLLQELPFANAKTWKDLGFTTSEKTVKKKRKRGDSGRGESEEDADKKKKKKQPRPNYFVSIPITNPKIRGGVQAVQDLVVQKDKRYSRALIPVGSLHITLLVTYLGNEEEVDAARRAVAQMEPAVRDLLRGRELVLPFHGIGHFRNEVAFVQLAEGAHVAALTEIAEAARKVFEERGVSSGDAKDFKPHLTFMKLSRAPKLRSQGIKKIDPEAYESFLQHSFGEETVSRLDLCSMLKKKTPDGYYHCETSLALDSVPFGVVQLSAAVGRPLVVTAGTGRSSESYSGRSSRRSDK from the exons ATGATTCCTTTGAGGATTATGCTTATACAAACTCGCAAGATTACGGTAAAATTAGCTCGCCAGAACCTTCCAAGAGTCTTTCACACGTTACCTGGAGGACAGGTAAATCTgacagaaaaggtcgtttgtcAATCCTACGGATTATCTAAAATACCTCACGGACAGGTACATTTCACAGGCATGCAAACTGTTGACTGCTCTGAGACGGATATCCACGCTGTTGAACTCAAGGCCAGCATGGAGCATGACAGTGACCTCCTGCCTACACCTACTCATGCACCCAATGCACTGGTGGATATAACCACTGAAGAGGGCTGTTTGCAATCTAGCCCATGTGCCAAAGCACGCGTCGATCCTG aTCCTTCAGATTCAAagaaaagggagaggaggaaaccCAAGAAGGCCAGAGTCAGAGGCCGGAAGCAGAAACTGCAGGCGTCAGAATGTGCCGATAGCCTTTTGCAAGAGCTTCCGTTCGCTAACGCCAAAACATGGAAGGACCTAGGCT TCACAACCTCAGAGAAGACCGTGAAAAAAAAGCGCAAAAGAGGAGACAGCGGACGAGGAGAGAGCGAAGAGGACGCcgataaaaagaagaagaaaaagcagcCGCGCCCAAACTACTTTGTTTCCATCCCCATCACGAACCCAAAG ATCAGAGGTGGGGTCCAGGCAGTCCAGGACCTGGTGGTACAGAAGGACAAGAGATACTCCCGGGCCCTGATCCCCGTGGGCAGCCTCCACATCACCCTGCTGGTGACCTACTTGGGCAACGAAGAGGAAGTCGACGC GGCGAGGCGAGCGGTGGCCCAAATGGAGCCGGCGGTCCGGGACCTGCTGCGGGGGCGGGAGCTGGTCCTGCCCTTCCACGGCATCGGACACTTCCGGAACGAGGTGGCCTTCGTCCAGCTGGCCGAGGGCGCGCACGTCGCCGCGCTGACGGAGATCGCAG AAGCGGCGAGGAAGGTGTTCGAGGAGAGGGGAGTCTCGTCCGGGGACGCCAAAGACTTCAAGCCGCACCTTACCTTCATGAAGCTTTCCAGAGCCCCGAAGCTCCGCAGTCAG GGCATAAAGAAGATCGATCCTGAAGCCTACGAGAGCTTCCTTCAGCACAGCTTCGGAGAGGAGACCGTTTCGAGACTGGACCTCTGCTCGATGTTGAAGAAAAAGACTCCAGATGGATACTACCATTGTGAGACCTCCTTAGCACTTG ACAGTGTTCCGTTTGGGGTGGTTCAACTATCAGCTGCAGTTGGGAGACCTCTTGTGGTCACAGCAGGAACGGGCAGATCATCTGA
- the LOC118229730 gene encoding A-kinase anchor protein 7-like isoform X6 — protein MIPLRIMLIQTRKITVKLARQNLPRVFHTLPGGQVNLTEKVVCQSYGLSKIPHGQVHFTGMQTVDCSETDIHAVELKASMEHDSDLLPTPTHAPNALVDITTEEGCLQSSPCAKARVDPDPSDSKKRERRKPKKARVRGRKQKLQASECADSLLQELPFANAKTWKDLGFTTSEKTVKKKRKRGDSGRGESEEDADKKKKKKQPRPNYFVSIPITNPKIRGGVQAVQDLVVQKDKRYSRALIPVGSLHITLLVTYLGNEEEVDAARRAVAQMEPAVRDLLRGRELVLPFHGIGHFRNEVAFVQLAEGAHVAALTEIAEAARKVFEERGVSSGDAKDFKPHLTFMKLSRAPKLRSQGIKKIDPEAYESFLQHSFGEETVSRLDLCSMLKKKTPDGYYHCETSLALVGRNWDGSKRMTKMNLPRLLVFEW, from the exons ATGATTCCTTTGAGGATTATGCTTATACAAACTCGCAAGATTACGGTAAAATTAGCTCGCCAGAACCTTCCAAGAGTCTTTCACACGTTACCTGGAGGACAGGTAAATCTgacagaaaaggtcgtttgtcAATCCTACGGATTATCTAAAATACCTCACGGACAGGTACATTTCACAGGCATGCAAACTGTTGACTGCTCTGAGACGGATATCCACGCTGTTGAACTCAAGGCCAGCATGGAGCATGACAGTGACCTCCTGCCTACACCTACTCATGCACCCAATGCACTGGTGGATATAACCACTGAAGAGGGCTGTTTGCAATCTAGCCCATGTGCCAAAGCACGCGTCGATCCTG aTCCTTCAGATTCAAagaaaagggagaggaggaaaccCAAGAAGGCCAGAGTCAGAGGCCGGAAGCAGAAACTGCAGGCGTCAGAATGTGCCGATAGCCTTTTGCAAGAGCTTCCGTTCGCTAACGCCAAAACATGGAAGGACCTAGGCT TCACAACCTCAGAGAAGACCGTGAAAAAAAAGCGCAAAAGAGGAGACAGCGGACGAGGAGAGAGCGAAGAGGACGCcgataaaaagaagaagaaaaagcagcCGCGCCCAAACTACTTTGTTTCCATCCCCATCACGAACCCAAAG ATCAGAGGTGGGGTCCAGGCAGTCCAGGACCTGGTGGTACAGAAGGACAAGAGATACTCCCGGGCCCTGATCCCCGTGGGCAGCCTCCACATCACCCTGCTGGTGACCTACTTGGGCAACGAAGAGGAAGTCGACGC GGCGAGGCGAGCGGTGGCCCAAATGGAGCCGGCGGTCCGGGACCTGCTGCGGGGGCGGGAGCTGGTCCTGCCCTTCCACGGCATCGGACACTTCCGGAACGAGGTGGCCTTCGTCCAGCTGGCCGAGGGCGCGCACGTCGCCGCGCTGACGGAGATCGCAG AAGCGGCGAGGAAGGTGTTCGAGGAGAGGGGAGTCTCGTCCGGGGACGCCAAAGACTTCAAGCCGCACCTTACCTTCATGAAGCTTTCCAGAGCCCCGAAGCTCCGCAGTCAG GGCATAAAGAAGATCGATCCTGAAGCCTACGAGAGCTTCCTTCAGCACAGCTTCGGAGAGGAGACCGTTTCGAGACTGGACCTCTGCTCGATGTTGAAGAAAAAGACTCCAGATGGATACTACCATTGTGAGACCTCCTTAGCACTTG
- the LOC118229730 gene encoding A-kinase anchor protein 7-like isoform X5, with protein sequence MIPLRIMLIQTRKITVKLARQNLPRVFHTLPGGQVNLTEKVVCQSYGLSKIPHGQVHFTGMQTVDCSETDIHAVELKASMEHDSDLLPTPTHAPNALVDITTEEGCLQSSPCAKARVDPDPSDSKKRERRKPKKARVRGRKQKLQASECADSLLQELPFANAKTWKDLGFTTSEKTVKKKRKRGDSGRGESEEDADKKKKKKQPRPNYFVSIPITNPKIRGGVQAVQDLVVQKDKRYSRALIPVGSLHITLLVTYLGNEEEVDAARRAVAQMEPAVRDLLRGRELVLPFHGIGHFRNEVAFVQLAEGAHVAALTEIAEAARKVFEERGVSSGDAKDFKPHLTFMKLSRAPKLRSQGIKKIDPEAYESFLQHSFGEETVSRLDLCSMLKKKTPDGYYHCETSLALDSVPFGVVQLSAAVGRPLVVTAGTGRSSEGEAGL encoded by the exons ATGATTCCTTTGAGGATTATGCTTATACAAACTCGCAAGATTACGGTAAAATTAGCTCGCCAGAACCTTCCAAGAGTCTTTCACACGTTACCTGGAGGACAGGTAAATCTgacagaaaaggtcgtttgtcAATCCTACGGATTATCTAAAATACCTCACGGACAGGTACATTTCACAGGCATGCAAACTGTTGACTGCTCTGAGACGGATATCCACGCTGTTGAACTCAAGGCCAGCATGGAGCATGACAGTGACCTCCTGCCTACACCTACTCATGCACCCAATGCACTGGTGGATATAACCACTGAAGAGGGCTGTTTGCAATCTAGCCCATGTGCCAAAGCACGCGTCGATCCTG aTCCTTCAGATTCAAagaaaagggagaggaggaaaccCAAGAAGGCCAGAGTCAGAGGCCGGAAGCAGAAACTGCAGGCGTCAGAATGTGCCGATAGCCTTTTGCAAGAGCTTCCGTTCGCTAACGCCAAAACATGGAAGGACCTAGGCT TCACAACCTCAGAGAAGACCGTGAAAAAAAAGCGCAAAAGAGGAGACAGCGGACGAGGAGAGAGCGAAGAGGACGCcgataaaaagaagaagaaaaagcagcCGCGCCCAAACTACTTTGTTTCCATCCCCATCACGAACCCAAAG ATCAGAGGTGGGGTCCAGGCAGTCCAGGACCTGGTGGTACAGAAGGACAAGAGATACTCCCGGGCCCTGATCCCCGTGGGCAGCCTCCACATCACCCTGCTGGTGACCTACTTGGGCAACGAAGAGGAAGTCGACGC GGCGAGGCGAGCGGTGGCCCAAATGGAGCCGGCGGTCCGGGACCTGCTGCGGGGGCGGGAGCTGGTCCTGCCCTTCCACGGCATCGGACACTTCCGGAACGAGGTGGCCTTCGTCCAGCTGGCCGAGGGCGCGCACGTCGCCGCGCTGACGGAGATCGCAG AAGCGGCGAGGAAGGTGTTCGAGGAGAGGGGAGTCTCGTCCGGGGACGCCAAAGACTTCAAGCCGCACCTTACCTTCATGAAGCTTTCCAGAGCCCCGAAGCTCCGCAGTCAG GGCATAAAGAAGATCGATCCTGAAGCCTACGAGAGCTTCCTTCAGCACAGCTTCGGAGAGGAGACCGTTTCGAGACTGGACCTCTGCTCGATGTTGAAGAAAAAGACTCCAGATGGATACTACCATTGTGAGACCTCCTTAGCACTTG ACAGTGTTCCGTTTGGGGTGGTTCAACTATCAGCTGCAGTTGGGAGACCTCTTGTGGTCACAGCAGGAACGGGCAGATCATCTGA